From the genome of Fundulus heteroclitus isolate FHET01 chromosome 7, MU-UCD_Fhet_4.1, whole genome shotgun sequence, one region includes:
- the LOC105922000 gene encoding CCR4-NOT transcription complex subunit 9 yields MLTTGAAVTNVTALAQVDREKIYQWINELSSPETRENALLELSKKRESVPDLAPMLWHSFGTIAALLQEIVNIYPSINPPTLTAHQSNRVCNALALLQCVASHPETRSAFLAAHIPLFLYPFLHTVSKTRPFEYLRLTSLGVIGALVKTDEQEVINFLLTTEIIPLCLRIMESGSELSKTVATFILQKILLDDTGLAYICQTYERFSHVAMILGKMVLQLSKEPSARLLKHVVRCYLRLSDNLRAREALRQCLPDQLKDSTFAQVLKDDTTTKRWLAQLVKNLQEGQVTDARGIPLAPQ; encoded by the exons ATGCTGACGACGGGAGCG GCTGTAACCAACGTCACAGCCCTGGCCCAGGTGGACAGAGAGAAGATTTACCAGTGGATCAATGAGCTGTCCAGCCCTGAGACCAGAGAAAATGCTCTGCTGGAGCTGAGCAAGAAGCGCGAGTCGGTGCCGGACCTGGCGCCCATGCTCTGGCACTCCTTCGGCACGATTGCTGCCCTGCTGCAG GAAATAGTgaacatctatccatccataaACCCGCCGACGCTCACGGCCCATCAGTCCAACAGAGTGTGCAACGCCCTGGCTCTCCTGCAGTGCGTCGCCTCTCATCCAGAGACGCG GTCAGCGTTCCTCGCGGCTCACATCCCCCTCTTCCTGTATCCCTTCCTGCACACCGTCAGCAAGACGCGGCCGTTCGAGTACCTGCGCCTCACCAGCCTCGGGGTCATAG GCGCTCTGGTGAAAACAGATGAACAAGAAGTGATTAACTTCCTCCTGACCACCGAGATCATCCCGCTATGCCTCCGCATCATGGAGTCGGGCAGCGAACTCTCCAAAACG GTTGCTACATTCATACTACAGAAGATCCTGCTGGACGACACCGGTCTGGCTTACATCTGTCAGACATACGAACGTTTCTCCCACGTGGCCATGATTCTG GGGAAAATGGTTCTGCAGCTCTCCAAAGAACCGTCGGCCCGCCTGCTGAAACACGTGGTCCGCTGCTACCTTCGCCTCTCAGATAACCTCAG AGCCAGAGAGGCGCTGCGTCAGTGTCTGCCGGACCAGCTCAAGGACAGCACCTTCGCCCAGGTTCTGAAGGACGACACCACCACCAAGCGCTGGCTCGCTCAGCTCGTCAAGAACCTGCAGGAGGGCCAGGTCACGGACGCCCGGGGCATCCCGCTCGCCCCGCAGTGA
- the LOC105922002 gene encoding 1-phosphatidylinositol 4,5-bisphosphate phosphodiesterase delta-4 isoform X3 produces the protein MRLSARCFSSDPVHTARPAQGTKIQRTISIPHQPTAQVVLVRSRGVAAFSSHSAQKFLHQQGDCLKRDDLFEPMNPMAAERRHQLVRTTENIHTHVPKIKMELEGSSVQDDPHVNLMMAGSTLRKVKSRSWKKQRHFRLLEDGLTIWYKSRWAGKGHSTFSVMDVEVVREGHQSEVMLSIAEEFPEELCFTLVFHGRQGNLDLVANSAEEAQAWIQGVRKLIHKAQTMDEQERQDQWVRDWFQKADKNKDGKMNFKEVKKLLKMMNVEMNEDHALHLFTMADKCESGSLEIEQFVHFYKMLTQRDEVWKVFQDYSGDGEKLTLEELENFLRLEQGEGDQSSQHAQELIQRYEPSETAMDPSSMSLEGFQMYLCSQEGSIFKPELLELHQDMSQPLSHYFISSSHNTYLLEDQLRGQSSLEAYIQALKRGCRCVEVDCWDGSDGEPIVYHGHTLTSKILFKDIISTLKDYAFKVSDFPVIVSLENHCGLEQQTVMAKHLRHILGDMLLTAPLDGQIPQQLPSPQELRGKILLKAKKIGGLETCLDETLTDEVSDEDEMANGDAESPSTEDPPEQTTNKKSKLSRELSDLVVYCKSVHFHGFEHARSQAKCYEMSSLSESKAKKLAKEAGSDFVQYNTQQLCRTYPSGLRTDSSNYNPQDMWNVGCQIVALNFQTAGLEMDLNDGLFRQNGCCGYVLKPGFMRDGSGRFSPERPEDRQDYRPLRLSIQVRPEWD, from the exons ATGCGGCTTTCTGCTCGTTGTTTTTCCTCAGATCCAGTCCACACAGCCCGTCCAGCCCAGGGAACAAAGATCCAAAGAACAATAAGCATACCTCACCAGCCCACTGCTCAAGTGGTTCTGGTACGAAGCCGAGGAGTTGCTGCCTTCTCTTCACACAGCGCCCAGAAATTCCTGCATCAGCAGGGAGATTGCTTGAAAAGGGATGATTTATTTGAACCAATGAACCCGATGGCTGCTGAGAGACGGCACCAGCTTGTGAGAACCACG GAAAATATTCACACTCATGTGCCGAAGATAAAGATGGAGCTTGAAGGTTCAA GTGTCCAGGATGACCCACACGTCAACCTGATGATGGCGGGGTCGACTCTGAGGAAGGTCAAGTCCCGCTCCTGGAAGAAGCAGCGGCATTTCCGCCTTCTGGAGGACGGCCTGACAATTTGGTACAAATCCAGATGGGCGGGGAAGGGCCACTCCACCT TCTCAGTGATGGACGTGGAGGTGGTGCGTGAGGGCCATCAGTCTGAGGTCATGCTGAGCATCGCAGAGGAGTTTCCCGAAGAGCTCTGCTTCACCTTGGTGTTTCACGGACGCCAGGGAAACCTGGACCTAGTGGCAAACTCTGCAGAGGAGGCCCAAGCCTGGATCCAGGGCGTCCGTAAGCTGATCCACAAAGCCCAGACCATGGACGAGCAGGAGAGGCAGGACCA ATGGGTGCGAGACTGGTTTCAGAAAGCCGATAAAAACAAGGACGGGAAGATGAACTTCAAAGAGGTGAAGAAGTTGCTGAAGATGATGAACGTGGAGATGAACGAAGATCACGCTCTGCATCTGTTCACG ATGGCTGACAAGTGTGAAAGTGGTTCCCTGGAAATCGAGCAGTTCGTCCACTTCTATAAGATGCTGACCCAGAGAGACGAGGTGTGGAAGGTGTTCCAGGATTACTCTGGGGATGGAGAGAAGTTAacgctggaggagctggaaaACTTCTTAAGGCTAGAGCAGGGCGAAGGGGACCAGAGTTCCCAGCATGCCCAGGAGCTGATCCAGCGCTACGAACCTTCAGAGACAG CCATGGATCCAAGCTCCATGTCCCTGGAGGGCTTCCAGATGTACCTGTGTTCCCAGGAGGGCTCCATATTCAAGCCGGAGCTCCTGGAGCTTCACCAGGACATGAGCCAGCCGCTCAGCCACTATTTCATCTCCTCCTCACACAACACCTACCTCCTGGAGGACCAGCTGAGAGGACAGAGCAGCCTGGAGGCCTACATCCA GGCCCTGAAGAGAGGCTGTCGCTGCGTGGAGGTGGACTGCTGGGACGGCAGTGACGGAGAACCGATCGTCTATCATGGCCATACCCTGACTTCAAAAATCCTCTTCAAGGATATAATTTCGACACTCAAAGATTACGCCTTCAAG GTGTCCGACTTTCCTGTCATCGTGTCTCTGGAGAACCACTGTGGTTTGGAGCAGCAGACCGTCATGGCCAAACACCTTCGCCACATTTTGGGCGACATGCTGCTGACGGCCCCGCTGGACGGACAGATCCCTCAACAGCTTCCCTCCCCGCAG GAGCTGAGGGGGAAGATTTTGCTGAAAGCCAAGAAAATTGGCGGGCTAGAAACGTGCCTGGACGAAACGCTGACCGATGAGGTTAGTGACGAGGACGAGATGGCCAACGGTGACGCAGAGAGCCCGTCCACAGAAGATCCACCAGAGCAGACGACAAACAAG AAGTCCAAACTATCCAGAGAGCTGTCAGACCTGGTGGTTTACTGCAAGAGTGTCCACTTTCATGGCTTTGAGCACGCTCGTTCTCAGGCTAAGTGCTATGAGATGTCTTCCCTCTCTGAATCCAAAGCAAAGAAACTTGCTAAGGAAGCAG GATCAGACTTTGTTCAGTACAACACTCAGCAGCTGTGCAGGACCTACCCCAGTGGCTTGAGGACAGACTCGTCCAACTACAACCCGCAGGACATGTGGAATGTGGGGTGTCAGATAG TGGCTCTGAACTTCCAGACAGCCGGTCTGGAAATGGATCTGAATGACGGACTCTTCAGGCAGAACGGCTGCTGCGGTTACGTCCTCAAGCCCGGCTTCATGAGAGATGGCAGCGGGCGGTTCAGTCCGGAGAGACCGGAGGACCGGCAGGACTACAGACCGCTGCGCCTGTCCATACAGGTTCGACCCGAGTGGGATTAG
- the LOC105922002 gene encoding 1-phosphatidylinositol 4,5-bisphosphate phosphodiesterase delta-4 isoform X1: MRLSARCFSSDPVHTARPAQGTKIQRTISIPHQPTAQVVLVRSRGVAAFSSHSAQKFLHQQGDCLKRDDLFEPMNPMAAERRHQLVRTTENIHTHVPKIKMELEGSSVQDDPHVNLMMAGSTLRKVKSRSWKKQRHFRLLEDGLTIWYKSRWAGKGHSTFSVMDVEVVREGHQSEVMLSIAEEFPEELCFTLVFHGRQGNLDLVANSAEEAQAWIQGVRKLIHKAQTMDEQERQDQWVRDWFQKADKNKDGKMNFKEVKKLLKMMNVEMNEDHALHLFTMADKCESGSLEIEQFVHFYKMLTQRDEVWKVFQDYSGDGEKLTLEELENFLRLEQGEGDQSSQHAQELIQRYEPSETAMDPSSMSLEGFQMYLCSQEGSIFKPELLELHQDMSQPLSHYFISSSHNTYLLEDQLRGQSSLEAYIQALKRGCRCVEVDCWDGSDGEPIVYHGHTLTSKILFKDIISTLKDYAFKVSDFPVIVSLENHCGLEQQTVMAKHLRHILGDMLLTAPLDGQIPQQLPSPQELRGKILLKAKKIGGLETCLDETLTDEVSDEDEMANGDAESPSTEDPPEQTTNKKSKLSRELSDLVVYCKSVHFHGFEHARSQAKCYEMSSLSESKAKKLAKEAGSDFVQYNTQQLCRTYPSGLRTDSSNYNPQDMWNVGCQIVALNFQTAGLEMDLNDGLFRQNGCCGYVLKPGFMRDGSGRFSPERPEDRQDYRPLRLSIQVISAQQLPKVNQKEGSIVDPLVRVEIYGVPQDQAKEETSHINNNGFNPVWNESLNFIVHAPELALVRFVVEDHDKASRNDFIGQFTLPFTCIQPGYRHIHLLSKDGTAIPPSSVFVNISISEFV, encoded by the exons ATGCGGCTTTCTGCTCGTTGTTTTTCCTCAGATCCAGTCCACACAGCCCGTCCAGCCCAGGGAACAAAGATCCAAAGAACAATAAGCATACCTCACCAGCCCACTGCTCAAGTGGTTCTGGTACGAAGCCGAGGAGTTGCTGCCTTCTCTTCACACAGCGCCCAGAAATTCCTGCATCAGCAGGGAGATTGCTTGAAAAGGGATGATTTATTTGAACCAATGAACCCGATGGCTGCTGAGAGACGGCACCAGCTTGTGAGAACCACG GAAAATATTCACACTCATGTGCCGAAGATAAAGATGGAGCTTGAAGGTTCAA GTGTCCAGGATGACCCACACGTCAACCTGATGATGGCGGGGTCGACTCTGAGGAAGGTCAAGTCCCGCTCCTGGAAGAAGCAGCGGCATTTCCGCCTTCTGGAGGACGGCCTGACAATTTGGTACAAATCCAGATGGGCGGGGAAGGGCCACTCCACCT TCTCAGTGATGGACGTGGAGGTGGTGCGTGAGGGCCATCAGTCTGAGGTCATGCTGAGCATCGCAGAGGAGTTTCCCGAAGAGCTCTGCTTCACCTTGGTGTTTCACGGACGCCAGGGAAACCTGGACCTAGTGGCAAACTCTGCAGAGGAGGCCCAAGCCTGGATCCAGGGCGTCCGTAAGCTGATCCACAAAGCCCAGACCATGGACGAGCAGGAGAGGCAGGACCA ATGGGTGCGAGACTGGTTTCAGAAAGCCGATAAAAACAAGGACGGGAAGATGAACTTCAAAGAGGTGAAGAAGTTGCTGAAGATGATGAACGTGGAGATGAACGAAGATCACGCTCTGCATCTGTTCACG ATGGCTGACAAGTGTGAAAGTGGTTCCCTGGAAATCGAGCAGTTCGTCCACTTCTATAAGATGCTGACCCAGAGAGACGAGGTGTGGAAGGTGTTCCAGGATTACTCTGGGGATGGAGAGAAGTTAacgctggaggagctggaaaACTTCTTAAGGCTAGAGCAGGGCGAAGGGGACCAGAGTTCCCAGCATGCCCAGGAGCTGATCCAGCGCTACGAACCTTCAGAGACAG CCATGGATCCAAGCTCCATGTCCCTGGAGGGCTTCCAGATGTACCTGTGTTCCCAGGAGGGCTCCATATTCAAGCCGGAGCTCCTGGAGCTTCACCAGGACATGAGCCAGCCGCTCAGCCACTATTTCATCTCCTCCTCACACAACACCTACCTCCTGGAGGACCAGCTGAGAGGACAGAGCAGCCTGGAGGCCTACATCCA GGCCCTGAAGAGAGGCTGTCGCTGCGTGGAGGTGGACTGCTGGGACGGCAGTGACGGAGAACCGATCGTCTATCATGGCCATACCCTGACTTCAAAAATCCTCTTCAAGGATATAATTTCGACACTCAAAGATTACGCCTTCAAG GTGTCCGACTTTCCTGTCATCGTGTCTCTGGAGAACCACTGTGGTTTGGAGCAGCAGACCGTCATGGCCAAACACCTTCGCCACATTTTGGGCGACATGCTGCTGACGGCCCCGCTGGACGGACAGATCCCTCAACAGCTTCCCTCCCCGCAG GAGCTGAGGGGGAAGATTTTGCTGAAAGCCAAGAAAATTGGCGGGCTAGAAACGTGCCTGGACGAAACGCTGACCGATGAGGTTAGTGACGAGGACGAGATGGCCAACGGTGACGCAGAGAGCCCGTCCACAGAAGATCCACCAGAGCAGACGACAAACAAG AAGTCCAAACTATCCAGAGAGCTGTCAGACCTGGTGGTTTACTGCAAGAGTGTCCACTTTCATGGCTTTGAGCACGCTCGTTCTCAGGCTAAGTGCTATGAGATGTCTTCCCTCTCTGAATCCAAAGCAAAGAAACTTGCTAAGGAAGCAG GATCAGACTTTGTTCAGTACAACACTCAGCAGCTGTGCAGGACCTACCCCAGTGGCTTGAGGACAGACTCGTCCAACTACAACCCGCAGGACATGTGGAATGTGGGGTGTCAGATAG TGGCTCTGAACTTCCAGACAGCCGGTCTGGAAATGGATCTGAATGACGGACTCTTCAGGCAGAACGGCTGCTGCGGTTACGTCCTCAAGCCCGGCTTCATGAGAGATGGCAGCGGGCGGTTCAGTCCGGAGAGACCGGAGGACCGGCAGGACTACAGACCGCTGCGCCTGTCCATACAG GTGATCAGCGCTCAACAGCTGCCCAAGGTGAACCAGAAGGAGGGATCCATAGTGGACCCGCTGGTCAGGGTGGAGATCTACGGCGTCCCTCAGGACCAGGCCAAGGAGGAGACGAGCCACATCAACAATAACG GTTTTAACCCAGTCTGGAACGAGAGCCTAAACTTCATCGTCCACGCCCCCGAGCTGGCGCTGGTCCGCTTCGTGGTGGAGGACCACGACAAGGCGTCGAGGAACGACTTCATTGGACAGTTCACGCTCCCGTTTACGTGCATCCAGCCAG
- the LOC105922002 gene encoding 1-phosphatidylinositol 4,5-bisphosphate phosphodiesterase delta-4 isoform X2: MELEGSSVQDDPHVNLMMAGSTLRKVKSRSWKKQRHFRLLEDGLTIWYKSRWAGKGHSTFSVMDVEVVREGHQSEVMLSIAEEFPEELCFTLVFHGRQGNLDLVANSAEEAQAWIQGVRKLIHKAQTMDEQERQDQWVRDWFQKADKNKDGKMNFKEVKKLLKMMNVEMNEDHALHLFTMADKCESGSLEIEQFVHFYKMLTQRDEVWKVFQDYSGDGEKLTLEELENFLRLEQGEGDQSSQHAQELIQRYEPSETAMDPSSMSLEGFQMYLCSQEGSIFKPELLELHQDMSQPLSHYFISSSHNTYLLEDQLRGQSSLEAYIQALKRGCRCVEVDCWDGSDGEPIVYHGHTLTSKILFKDIISTLKDYAFKVSDFPVIVSLENHCGLEQQTVMAKHLRHILGDMLLTAPLDGQIPQQLPSPQELRGKILLKAKKIGGLETCLDETLTDEVSDEDEMANGDAESPSTEDPPEQTTNKKSKLSRELSDLVVYCKSVHFHGFEHARSQAKCYEMSSLSESKAKKLAKEAGSDFVQYNTQQLCRTYPSGLRTDSSNYNPQDMWNVGCQIVALNFQTAGLEMDLNDGLFRQNGCCGYVLKPGFMRDGSGRFSPERPEDRQDYRPLRLSIQVISAQQLPKVNQKEGSIVDPLVRVEIYGVPQDQAKEETSHINNNGFNPVWNESLNFIVHAPELALVRFVVEDHDKASRNDFIGQFTLPFTCIQPGYRHIHLLSKDGTAIPPSSVFVNISISEFV, from the exons ATGGAGCTTGAAGGTTCAA GTGTCCAGGATGACCCACACGTCAACCTGATGATGGCGGGGTCGACTCTGAGGAAGGTCAAGTCCCGCTCCTGGAAGAAGCAGCGGCATTTCCGCCTTCTGGAGGACGGCCTGACAATTTGGTACAAATCCAGATGGGCGGGGAAGGGCCACTCCACCT TCTCAGTGATGGACGTGGAGGTGGTGCGTGAGGGCCATCAGTCTGAGGTCATGCTGAGCATCGCAGAGGAGTTTCCCGAAGAGCTCTGCTTCACCTTGGTGTTTCACGGACGCCAGGGAAACCTGGACCTAGTGGCAAACTCTGCAGAGGAGGCCCAAGCCTGGATCCAGGGCGTCCGTAAGCTGATCCACAAAGCCCAGACCATGGACGAGCAGGAGAGGCAGGACCA ATGGGTGCGAGACTGGTTTCAGAAAGCCGATAAAAACAAGGACGGGAAGATGAACTTCAAAGAGGTGAAGAAGTTGCTGAAGATGATGAACGTGGAGATGAACGAAGATCACGCTCTGCATCTGTTCACG ATGGCTGACAAGTGTGAAAGTGGTTCCCTGGAAATCGAGCAGTTCGTCCACTTCTATAAGATGCTGACCCAGAGAGACGAGGTGTGGAAGGTGTTCCAGGATTACTCTGGGGATGGAGAGAAGTTAacgctggaggagctggaaaACTTCTTAAGGCTAGAGCAGGGCGAAGGGGACCAGAGTTCCCAGCATGCCCAGGAGCTGATCCAGCGCTACGAACCTTCAGAGACAG CCATGGATCCAAGCTCCATGTCCCTGGAGGGCTTCCAGATGTACCTGTGTTCCCAGGAGGGCTCCATATTCAAGCCGGAGCTCCTGGAGCTTCACCAGGACATGAGCCAGCCGCTCAGCCACTATTTCATCTCCTCCTCACACAACACCTACCTCCTGGAGGACCAGCTGAGAGGACAGAGCAGCCTGGAGGCCTACATCCA GGCCCTGAAGAGAGGCTGTCGCTGCGTGGAGGTGGACTGCTGGGACGGCAGTGACGGAGAACCGATCGTCTATCATGGCCATACCCTGACTTCAAAAATCCTCTTCAAGGATATAATTTCGACACTCAAAGATTACGCCTTCAAG GTGTCCGACTTTCCTGTCATCGTGTCTCTGGAGAACCACTGTGGTTTGGAGCAGCAGACCGTCATGGCCAAACACCTTCGCCACATTTTGGGCGACATGCTGCTGACGGCCCCGCTGGACGGACAGATCCCTCAACAGCTTCCCTCCCCGCAG GAGCTGAGGGGGAAGATTTTGCTGAAAGCCAAGAAAATTGGCGGGCTAGAAACGTGCCTGGACGAAACGCTGACCGATGAGGTTAGTGACGAGGACGAGATGGCCAACGGTGACGCAGAGAGCCCGTCCACAGAAGATCCACCAGAGCAGACGACAAACAAG AAGTCCAAACTATCCAGAGAGCTGTCAGACCTGGTGGTTTACTGCAAGAGTGTCCACTTTCATGGCTTTGAGCACGCTCGTTCTCAGGCTAAGTGCTATGAGATGTCTTCCCTCTCTGAATCCAAAGCAAAGAAACTTGCTAAGGAAGCAG GATCAGACTTTGTTCAGTACAACACTCAGCAGCTGTGCAGGACCTACCCCAGTGGCTTGAGGACAGACTCGTCCAACTACAACCCGCAGGACATGTGGAATGTGGGGTGTCAGATAG TGGCTCTGAACTTCCAGACAGCCGGTCTGGAAATGGATCTGAATGACGGACTCTTCAGGCAGAACGGCTGCTGCGGTTACGTCCTCAAGCCCGGCTTCATGAGAGATGGCAGCGGGCGGTTCAGTCCGGAGAGACCGGAGGACCGGCAGGACTACAGACCGCTGCGCCTGTCCATACAG GTGATCAGCGCTCAACAGCTGCCCAAGGTGAACCAGAAGGAGGGATCCATAGTGGACCCGCTGGTCAGGGTGGAGATCTACGGCGTCCCTCAGGACCAGGCCAAGGAGGAGACGAGCCACATCAACAATAACG GTTTTAACCCAGTCTGGAACGAGAGCCTAAACTTCATCGTCCACGCCCCCGAGCTGGCGCTGGTCCGCTTCGTGGTGGAGGACCACGACAAGGCGTCGAGGAACGACTTCATTGGACAGTTCACGCTCCCGTTTACGTGCATCCAGCCAG
- the LOC105922002 gene encoding 1-phosphatidylinositol 4,5-bisphosphate phosphodiesterase delta-4 isoform X4, which produces MDVEVVREGHQSEVMLSIAEEFPEELCFTLVFHGRQGNLDLVANSAEEAQAWIQGVRKLIHKAQTMDEQERQDQWVRDWFQKADKNKDGKMNFKEVKKLLKMMNVEMNEDHALHLFTMADKCESGSLEIEQFVHFYKMLTQRDEVWKVFQDYSGDGEKLTLEELENFLRLEQGEGDQSSQHAQELIQRYEPSETAMDPSSMSLEGFQMYLCSQEGSIFKPELLELHQDMSQPLSHYFISSSHNTYLLEDQLRGQSSLEAYIQALKRGCRCVEVDCWDGSDGEPIVYHGHTLTSKILFKDIISTLKDYAFKVSDFPVIVSLENHCGLEQQTVMAKHLRHILGDMLLTAPLDGQIPQQLPSPQELRGKILLKAKKIGGLETCLDETLTDEVSDEDEMANGDAESPSTEDPPEQTTNKKSKLSRELSDLVVYCKSVHFHGFEHARSQAKCYEMSSLSESKAKKLAKEAGSDFVQYNTQQLCRTYPSGLRTDSSNYNPQDMWNVGCQIVALNFQTAGLEMDLNDGLFRQNGCCGYVLKPGFMRDGSGRFSPERPEDRQDYRPLRLSIQVISAQQLPKVNQKEGSIVDPLVRVEIYGVPQDQAKEETSHINNNGFNPVWNESLNFIVHAPELALVRFVVEDHDKASRNDFIGQFTLPFTCIQPGYRHIHLLSKDGTAIPPSSVFVNISISEFV; this is translated from the exons ATGGACGTGGAGGTGGTGCGTGAGGGCCATCAGTCTGAGGTCATGCTGAGCATCGCAGAGGAGTTTCCCGAAGAGCTCTGCTTCACCTTGGTGTTTCACGGACGCCAGGGAAACCTGGACCTAGTGGCAAACTCTGCAGAGGAGGCCCAAGCCTGGATCCAGGGCGTCCGTAAGCTGATCCACAAAGCCCAGACCATGGACGAGCAGGAGAGGCAGGACCA ATGGGTGCGAGACTGGTTTCAGAAAGCCGATAAAAACAAGGACGGGAAGATGAACTTCAAAGAGGTGAAGAAGTTGCTGAAGATGATGAACGTGGAGATGAACGAAGATCACGCTCTGCATCTGTTCACG ATGGCTGACAAGTGTGAAAGTGGTTCCCTGGAAATCGAGCAGTTCGTCCACTTCTATAAGATGCTGACCCAGAGAGACGAGGTGTGGAAGGTGTTCCAGGATTACTCTGGGGATGGAGAGAAGTTAacgctggaggagctggaaaACTTCTTAAGGCTAGAGCAGGGCGAAGGGGACCAGAGTTCCCAGCATGCCCAGGAGCTGATCCAGCGCTACGAACCTTCAGAGACAG CCATGGATCCAAGCTCCATGTCCCTGGAGGGCTTCCAGATGTACCTGTGTTCCCAGGAGGGCTCCATATTCAAGCCGGAGCTCCTGGAGCTTCACCAGGACATGAGCCAGCCGCTCAGCCACTATTTCATCTCCTCCTCACACAACACCTACCTCCTGGAGGACCAGCTGAGAGGACAGAGCAGCCTGGAGGCCTACATCCA GGCCCTGAAGAGAGGCTGTCGCTGCGTGGAGGTGGACTGCTGGGACGGCAGTGACGGAGAACCGATCGTCTATCATGGCCATACCCTGACTTCAAAAATCCTCTTCAAGGATATAATTTCGACACTCAAAGATTACGCCTTCAAG GTGTCCGACTTTCCTGTCATCGTGTCTCTGGAGAACCACTGTGGTTTGGAGCAGCAGACCGTCATGGCCAAACACCTTCGCCACATTTTGGGCGACATGCTGCTGACGGCCCCGCTGGACGGACAGATCCCTCAACAGCTTCCCTCCCCGCAG GAGCTGAGGGGGAAGATTTTGCTGAAAGCCAAGAAAATTGGCGGGCTAGAAACGTGCCTGGACGAAACGCTGACCGATGAGGTTAGTGACGAGGACGAGATGGCCAACGGTGACGCAGAGAGCCCGTCCACAGAAGATCCACCAGAGCAGACGACAAACAAG AAGTCCAAACTATCCAGAGAGCTGTCAGACCTGGTGGTTTACTGCAAGAGTGTCCACTTTCATGGCTTTGAGCACGCTCGTTCTCAGGCTAAGTGCTATGAGATGTCTTCCCTCTCTGAATCCAAAGCAAAGAAACTTGCTAAGGAAGCAG GATCAGACTTTGTTCAGTACAACACTCAGCAGCTGTGCAGGACCTACCCCAGTGGCTTGAGGACAGACTCGTCCAACTACAACCCGCAGGACATGTGGAATGTGGGGTGTCAGATAG TGGCTCTGAACTTCCAGACAGCCGGTCTGGAAATGGATCTGAATGACGGACTCTTCAGGCAGAACGGCTGCTGCGGTTACGTCCTCAAGCCCGGCTTCATGAGAGATGGCAGCGGGCGGTTCAGTCCGGAGAGACCGGAGGACCGGCAGGACTACAGACCGCTGCGCCTGTCCATACAG GTGATCAGCGCTCAACAGCTGCCCAAGGTGAACCAGAAGGAGGGATCCATAGTGGACCCGCTGGTCAGGGTGGAGATCTACGGCGTCCCTCAGGACCAGGCCAAGGAGGAGACGAGCCACATCAACAATAACG GTTTTAACCCAGTCTGGAACGAGAGCCTAAACTTCATCGTCCACGCCCCCGAGCTGGCGCTGGTCCGCTTCGTGGTGGAGGACCACGACAAGGCGTCGAGGAACGACTTCATTGGACAGTTCACGCTCCCGTTTACGTGCATCCAGCCAG